A single region of the Halorussus gelatinilyticus genome encodes:
- a CDS encoding EthD family reductase: MTCKMVILAVRDDEHTHDECIDYMHEEHAPLVNDLPNLQRYTSSLPANPERVDYDYIAQLRFGGPEEMDEAFASEQGQTVQEDAASFLDMEASEMISTVGETVHFEAE; the protein is encoded by the coding sequence CGACGAACACACTCACGACGAGTGCATCGACTACATGCACGAGGAACACGCGCCCCTCGTCAACGACCTGCCGAATCTCCAGCGATACACCTCCTCGCTCCCGGCCAACCCCGAGCGCGTGGACTACGACTACATCGCACAGCTCCGGTTCGGAGGTCCCGAGGAGATGGACGAGGCGTTCGCTTCCGAGCAGGGCCAGACGGTGCAGGAAGACGCCGCGAGCTTCCTCGACATGGAGGCCTCCGAGATGATTTCGACCGTCGGCGAGACCGTCCACTTCGAGGCGGAATAG